The sequence CACCCCGACCAGGAACAGCGCTACGTCAAGGACAAGAAGACGATCACCGCGGGCGGCGGCAACGGCGTCACCGGGCACATCGGCTGGTACGTCCCCAAGTACTGGGCCGACAAGCACCCCGAGGTCACCAACTGGAAGAACCTCAACAAGGTCGCCCAGCAGCTGCGCACCTCGGAGAGCGGCAACAAGGGCCAGTTGATGGACGGTTCGCCGTCCTACGTCACCAACGACAAGGCCCTGGTGAAGAACCTGCACCTCAACTACGAGGTCGTCTTCGCCGGTTCCGAGGCGGCGCAGATCACCCAGATCCAGCAGTTCGCCAAGCAGAAGAAGCCGTTCCTCACCTACTGGTACGAGCCGCAGTGGCTCTTCAACCAGGTGCCGATGGTGGAGGTCAAGCTCCCCAAGTACACCGACGCCTGCGCGGCCAAGGGAACCAAGGACCCGTCCTCCATCGACTGCGCGTACCCGACCACGCCGCTCCAGAAGTTCTTCAACACGGAGTTCGCCAAGCGCGGCGGCAGCGCCGCGGCCTTCCTGAAGAAGTTCAGCTGGACCAAGGACGACCAGAACGAGGTCTCCGAGTCGATCGCCTCCAGCGGCCTGTCCGCGGACGAGGCGGCCAAGCGCTGGGTGGACAAGCACCCGGACGTCTGGA is a genomic window of Streptomyces gilvosporeus containing:
- a CDS encoding ABC transporter substrate-binding protein yields the protein MSRTRTRTLAKLVGTSAVAGAVLLSLSGCGKADMTKQASPFAAAKGSKSVTLSVQTWVGAQSNVAVAKYLLEHQLGYHVDTVQVDEIPAWDALSQGRVDAILEDWGHPDQEQRYVKDKKTITAGGGNGVTGHIGWYVPKYWADKHPEVTNWKNLNKVAQQLRTSESGNKGQLMDGSPSYVTNDKALVKNLHLNYEVVFAGSEAAQITQIQQFAKQKKPFLTYWYEPQWLFNQVPMVEVKLPKYTDACAAKGTKDPSSIDCAYPTTPLQKFFNTEFAKRGGSAAAFLKKFSWTKDDQNEVSESIASSGLSADEAAKRWVDKHPDVWKKWLPKK